The genomic window cacaatAAGGTAGCGATTTTCCTCCACTCAGGGACGAGACTGTCgtagccggggctcgaaccggcaaccttctgattacaaggtaAACCAGGTAGTGGCGGAAAGCGGAAATTCTGGGAAGTTTTGCTGTCACAGTTCCACCTGAAACCATTCGGATAACTTCTATGGAAATTATGTATTCTATTCGTGTGTCGATGTGGCTTCTGGTTTCGGAGTAAGGAAAATTATGGTTTGTTTTGTCTTCAGGGGTGTTTCAGATGACTGCAACATGGTGTCACGAAAACAGATGGATGCTCTCATCCTGCAGCACAAGCAgctatttaataaaaatgaagccTGGAGGAAAAGACTGTTCCCAAGAACGACTGGCCTGTTTTCCCAACCTGCAGCTTGTGTGCATTTCCCTTTGGCATGTAAAGAATTTTGCTATTCTTGCTCTCCATAatgtatttttgctttgtggttATTTTTCCACACCCTGCTCATAACAGTTctgttttttgcacattttccaCTACAGGATGGAGATTCAATTATTGATGTTTGTGGTGATTATGTTCCATTCTTTAGCATGTGGTTATTAATTGGCAGGGCTATCTTGTAGTCATTACAATAAAATCCATGACTAAATGTGAAAATTGTCTTGCTTGAACAAAATGACATAGGAAGTTGTGTTCACATGCTTAATAAATGTTTAGTTTAAGCTGTTTCCTCATTGCATGACCAAGAAACCACACAGGACTCTGGATTATccactgtatgtttttttttatttgatcactTATCTACCTGCTAAGTTTGACAAAAGCCCGTCCATAGCTTAGTATGAGGTCATGACctggacaaaagaaaagaaaagaaaaagcgtTAAGAGGATGTTTAAAATTGCTCCTGAAAAAGACATGGATCAGTTTCCATGTTCGTAGCTACTGCGCAGTTGAAGGTCAAATTAAAATTAAGATCAGAGTATGGAACATTTTATAATTTGTGTAATAATTAGCGCAAACAAGTGACAGATCATCTTTCTGTTGtagttttgtcttttaaaaaagtatCTTGTGTACTGTGAGATATTTTGAACAAAAGTTTTTTATACTTACATTGTTGATCCAGGATGTGTAGGCGCTGACCTTGGTGAAGACAGAGGGCTTCTTGTAGTAGTTACAGCCTGCACTTGAGCCAAAGCTCACAATTCCATGGACATCCCAGGAGCCATCAGGATTCTGGCAGTTCAGGGGACCGCCAGAGTCTCCCTAAAAGGCAAATGTGGTCATAGAAAGATGCTCTTGAGGCTAGGACATATTTTCTGATTTAAACAGTGACAAATACTTCAAAGTtggtgaaataaacaaaatttgaCTCACGTTGCAGCTAGACACAACACCATCTCCACCAGCACAGATCATGTTTGTGGTGACCAGATTGCCCCACCAGTCAGACCTGGAACAGGTGCTGTAATCAACAACAGGAAGAAGAGCCTGCTGCATGATGTCAGCAATAGGGCCTCCAGCTTTAGAGGAGAAAGACAACGCATTCAGATTCAGGGCTAGAGTCAAGATCGCCAGATTCATGGCCAGCACAGTTTGAGAACTACGTTGACAAGACACAGTTTTGATTTAGCTGcagatttaaaaactgcataaaaatccaAACTATTTTGATTATATGATGCAAGAGGTCTTTTGTGATactttaaaatgtgtattttgggGAATTTTTGTCACTGTAAGCCAGTGACAAGAAGCAACTCACAAGAGAAAATGATCCACAGgaaaacatattaaaacttATAAAACCCTGAAGACGGGGCTTTGGAGCTTTATGTGAGCAGCCTTTATAGTTAGTTGAACTTTTATATAGTTACTATAATAGAACTTACTCCACAGACGTCCCCAGCCAGTGACATAGCAGGGAGCACCATTAGGCAGGGTCTCACCAGAGGTAGGAAGACAGGCAGGCGAGATGGCGTTAGTGTTTTGAACAGGTGATGACAGTTTGATCAGGGCAATGTCATTGCTAGGGTGTGGATAGAAATGTCATACTTAGAGAGTGCTAACAAGCAGCGATAGCATGAATTAAGTATTTGAAACATAATAACATAGTTTCCAGCCCACAACAGTGTACTGTGGGCTAAATGGCCCACCGAATGTTGTAAGAGTCCCAGTTAGGATGGACAACAATAACAGAAGGGCTGATGGCGATGGAGCCAGACTCATTGGCGGTGTCCAGACTGTGTTTTCCCAGGTAAACTCTGTAGGTGTAACTGCTGCTTggccaaacacaaaaacaataagaaaagtTATGCATTTTTGATATATAAGTTATATATGGCAATATATAACACCCTACGATCTCTACAGTATGCCTGGTTCTGTGCCATATGTGTGCACTCCATTTTAGAcgtcttccttttttcttttccatacccaatgcagtgagcagcagtgaGGACCCACTCGTTGGAGATCAGAGTACCACCACAGGTGTGATAGAAGTTGTTGCCACTCTTGTACTGCAGAGAGATCTGAGGACAACAAATAACAGCACGGCACAATGAGTTTTaacggtaaatggcctgtatttgtataacgcttttctagtccctgaGGAccctaaagcgctttacacaacctgtcacacacacactggtgatggcaagctacattatagccacagccaccctggggcgcactgacagaggcgaggctgccggacactggcgccaccaggccctctgaccaccaccagtaggcaacgggtgaagtgtcttgcccaaggacacaacgaccgagactgtccaagccggggctcgaaccggcaaccttccgattacaagacgaactcccaactcttgagccacgatcgccccaggtGTATGTATACCTGCCAGGGCCAGCTGTGTGGACGGACATCTTCTCCACCAACCACTCTGGTGAGAATGGGGGGATAGGTGGGGGTGCCGCACCCGTAGGCTAAGAGGAAACAGTGGAAAGTAGGATGATTTCTGATGCTCCACGAGAATCAGAAGTATTACAGCATGTTCACATTTATTTGCCAACACATAACATAATCGTCAAAGACGTATTTGCTTACCGCCGACGACAAACAAAGCCAAGAAAATGAACATCATTGTGACTCTCTTCAGTAGAAGTTTAGAGGCACCTGCTATCCCTTATATAGTGAGTCAGCAGGCAGAAATCGCATGTTGCAACATTTCCGTCAGCACAGCAAGTGAAATTTTGGtaggaaaaacaaatcaacctTGGAGATAAGTAACCACAGATATCCCCAAATAAACCTTATCTCCCCGTCTCTACCTCTGTGTGAACCATGCAGATGCCTGCTGAATTGGTCACGCCTTTTATATTTCATACAAGAGAGTCTGAAGCTTGGGTATTAAACAAGTCAGTCCTGTATTTTAACATCAAAGaaaaaatttattttccattttcacacTTAGGTCCATAAATTCTGCCCATAACTACTGGAATAGCACTAGCTCCACATCTAAACCATGCCAAATGGGACCAAATAGAATAATATAAACTGTGCAAGCAATTTCCTAGTTGAAACTCTTGCTTAAATAtctataatattatataatgaTTGACAAGTCAAGGGTTTTACAAAAATATtgtagacatttttatacatggTGCCCCATTCACAGCAggtcaaaagtaattggataaTTCACTGATAAGCAGTTTCGTGGTGAAACTAGGCTTTTTTTGCCCTCACTATTTTTAGGCAAATTCACCAGATAAAAGTTCTGGAGTACACTTTAATTATTCAACCTGCATTATGGTTGCGATTTACTATAACCTTCAATATGTTGTCCAGAGAGATGTAAGTGTAAGTAAAGGAGCTCAGGATGAGGCTGAAAAGCCAAAATAAGCCCATCAGAAGGACAGCAAAAACTTTGGAAGTGGCCAAATCAACAATCTATTATATTCTTCAAAAGAACGAATGTCCTGGCCAGCTCAGCAACATCAAAAGCCCTGAAAAACCACAGAATTCACAGTTGTACAGGGTTATACTCGCTGCTCAGTTTCAGCCAAATATTCCAATACCGATCAGAGGCACAAGTGCAAATTCTGTGTCACTGTCCAAAAACTAACTGAACATTTACAAGGGAGGTAGTATGTCAGTGctatactaataataatgtattagttcattagacagctgtgtcattgtgttttgtttttcttcctccacCTACATGAGAGTGCAGCATTTCAAAGGAAATCAGAATAGGGGGCGTTGCAGTAAATATGCAGTCaggttctttgtgtctttgtgtgaacTGCAGCATGTGGTGATAAAGTTAAAAACCCTCAATTCCACTgatacgtttaaaaaaaaaaacataaaaaatactgAACTCCAAAATACTTTGTCCCGTTCACTTAGCTCCACCCAAGCATCAAGGCTTGTCAGAGGCTCAGTTTCCAAGGATTTCTGTTGCGTAACAGTGTGAAAGGTATAAAAATGTCACAGGTTGAATGGAATCTGTGGAGATACAGCCAAGATGAAGTTTCTGGTGCTTGCTCTGTTTGTCGCAGGAGGTAAGGAGCTTTTCAAACACTGCacacaaaaatctgtttttatccAGCTGTCTCTTCAGTGGGTATTTTCTACAAAATTTCATGCAGGTAaacaatgtgctttttttttttttaaatctttgtctCATATGTCCCCTCAGCCTACGGGTGTGGGCTGCCTACCTTCCCCCCTGTGGTGTCGCGGGTGGTTGGAGGACATGATGTCAGGCCTCACAGCTGGCCCTGGCAGGTAAACACTCAAAACTTTATTCAGAAAAATCTGAATATCATCAacataaaatgtattctgttaaAGATAGGCAGACTTTATTTACTGCTAGACTGGTAAAGACTGGTATGAAAAGTTATTGAGGCAATTTGAAGCATTATTGGAggatctttaaaaaaaggtttacaGTGGTTACAGTACAGTAAATTAAAAGACATAGGAGGATatggtttttaaaaaactgaaatgctGCTACAGTTTGGGTTTTTAGATTACAGATTTTAGATTATCCAGAGAAATGACCAAGTAACAACAAACACTTTGCAAACTCCCACAAGGGCGAACAGACTGCAACCAGCGTAACAAGCAGCACTCTCATAAAGCACAAAATCAAGCTCAAACATAGCAAAGAGGTAATTCACTGTACTCTTATGTATGTTTTAGGTTTCCCTGCAGTACAACAGCGCGGGTGAGTGGAGACACACCTGTGGAGGCACTCTGATCTCTGACCAGTGGGTCCTCACTGCTGCACACTGTATCAGGTATAAGAACCAAGGGTTTTAATCATGCATGGAATTACTAACGATCACAGAAACAAATTTTTTGCTTACACATATCAGCATTATAATCTGTTCTGTCACCTTGCAGCTCCAGCAGGGAGTACAGAGTGGCACTGGGAAAGCACAACCTGTTAGAGACAGAGAATGGCTCTGTGTTCGTCGGCACCTCTAACATCATTGTGCATGAGGACTGGAACTCCTTTTTTATTCGGTAACATTTTACTGCTACTACTAAGAATTTACCTGTGAGACTTGAATATCAAAAAGATCATGTGCGTTATGTGCATTTATAATTGTGGGCTGAGTATTTGGTTAAATACAATGTTTAATCATTTCTTGCCCAGTAATGACATCGCCCTGATCAAGCTCGAGTCCTCCGTTAACTTCTCTGATACCGTCATGGCTTCTTGTCTTCCCGAGGCCGAATTTGTGCTCCCCAATAATGAATCCTGCTACATCACTGGGTGGGGACGCCTGTTCAGTGAgtgccctttttttttaagagaagcTTTCTTTAATTCTATCCATCCCTTCAAAACTTCTCAAATAATCATTTCGTGACACAACTTGTTATGTAAactgtctctttctctttttttccccctcgaAGGGAAGACTATACGGATGTTTTTGATAAGTTGATTTTTCTTAGTCAGTTCCTAGTATACAGTATCATCTTagcatgtttttactttttaaattaaatctatACACACATACTTTTACTAACTAACATGATGCATTTTTGGTTGTTTAGTGCTTCATTTTTCTGGAATAAAGAATcatatttctgttattaattTGGATAGCACAGTGGGGAATGTAAGTAAGGGCATACTTGGTGTCTTAACCACTAGGTCACAAGGGAACCCAGTCAAAGAAGAGTCAAAAATCCTTTCAGGATCATTCTGTAGACTAATCCATCATAACTATTTTACAATTAAACAGGGATGAGCAATTAATTTTTTACAAGGGGCCACATGAAAAACTGGAACTGTTGTGGAGGGCCCCGACAGTATTAAATAGAACTGAGTTCCGCCCTTTGGCCCCTGGATTCTTTTGTTTGAGATTTTGGTCTGAGATGAACTACGTCTTTTTTGTCCACACAGCCGGTGGTCCCATTGCTGACATCCTGCAGCAGGCTCTCCTGCCAGTGGTGGACTACCCAACTTGCAGTCAGCCTGACTGGTGGGGTTCTCAGGTGAAGGAAACCATGGTCTGTGCGGGTGGAGACGGAGTTGTGGCTGGCTGCAATGTGAGTCTAAAATAATGATTTTCTAATCGCATAAAGTAACACTGTAAGAGTCACACTTTCACACATCAGCTAACTTCAGTTAAACTCAACTTTCCTAAAAGTTCAGAGTGTGCCACACAGATTGTGGAATTAACTCAGTCACACGTTTCCACATGCTGTGAATGAAGGGAcacatattttttgtatttattcttcCATCCAATCTTCTCACTGGGCACAACATTTAGCCACAAATAAAAGCTAGTGACTAGCAAGTGCAACTCTCATTCATTTTTAAGCAAAGCTATCATATTTACTAGTCAAAGATTCTCAAATATGAATACTGGCCATTTTGCCTTtgcattaaaatgaattaaCTGTGGGTTCTGCAAAAGCCAGCGACACAAAACAAGGTGTTATTATAAagtaattacttttttattaattttaaggaaaagaaaattagaTTAATGTTCAaaaattgtattatattattcCCAATGATGTCACAACCATCTCTACTAAGCTGCATTTTTGTGAGcaacataaaatgtaaaagaatcTCTGTAATGTGTGATAAGCAATCAGAAAATTGTGGGCTAGTCTAAGAAATAACTGCTGAATGTGGAATTCGCACACTGATCACTTTGATTCTCCCACCTGACTCAGGGAGACTCTGGTGGTCCTCTGAACTGTATGAACGCTGCTGGAGTCTGGGAGGTTCACGGTATTGTCAGCTTTGGCTCTGGGCTCAGCTGCAACTACGCCAAGAAGCCCACTGTCTTTACCCGAGTCAGCTCTTACATCGACTGGATCAGCTCTGTAAGTGTCCATACGTTTGTGCATAATTTCAATGCTGCTAATAccattattttactttaagtCTAACATTTCTCTATTATCTCTTTCACAGAAAATGGTGGCCTATTGAGAGAACAGCTTTGTGGGATGAAAAACACTTTGCAAATTCTGAAATAAAGAATATATACCCacaattttgttttgaaaagttGCATAATTTTTTGTTCTACCATCTCTGCTTTATTGTGATTTTAGCAGTTttctaaaaatagaaatagCAGTAAAGTATAACAGAACCTTGCTGAAGGAGTCTGCATattcatatttgttttattctgaaaaataCTTCAGCTATTATGTTTGATCAGTGATACTTGGGTAGTAAAATAGTTTCCACTTTTCAGTGCCCTAGAACACCGATGGGAACTTCTTATCAACAACCACTTGTCCTGTACTCAAGTTTCCAGTATTTGTTTGACTTTCTGCATTGCTGACCCAGTTTCCTAGGAAACAAGAGGGAAGTTGCATGCATACAGTCTGAGTGCAAGACCGTTTTAAGCACAAGACAAAGTATACACAacagttgattctgttcatctggatgtagtgttttcagtgggagaaacgtttcgtcactcatccaaatgacttcttcagtctcagctgactgcaggttttgatattaatgatcaaggaactgacctcccagcccagtTCCTTCAGTGCTGCTAGTTtctgtcattatgcaaatatgctgtttataagattggataAACCTGtggtcagctgagactgaagaagtttcGTCATCACTTGGATGGACCCTACAGATCTCTGTAACGTGAAGCAGGCAGCTAATTATTAATCTCCCGGGTCATTCGTGATCACACATAAACGAAATAAACATTGTGTCATGGCACAGGCTGGACTAagatgtttaataattaatcaAGACCCAGAACTATAAAAAGTCAGAACATGAGTCATGTCTTAAACTGCCGTCATATTCAAACACCCTTTCTAAGAGTGTATTTACTGAAAATAATCAGACAGTACCAGGAAACACAGCTAACCCTATTGCTAACCCTGTCTCAGTTGAGTGCTGTGGTTTCCGACCTCTGCTTGAGGTGGCCTCACAGAGAACAGCATGACTTATAcatgttattcatttattactACAGGTATAAAATATGATGCCTTACCTAAGCTTTCACTCCAGCCAGACAGTAGTGGACTCTTTAGCCAAATCCATGGACTCTCATGTCCCCTCTCTTGTTCCTTTGGACAGCACActgttcaaatcaaatcaaaatcagatGAACGCTGGCTGTGTAACTAAACCTACAATAAAacacgttttttttaaaagctctcAAGCATAAAGTGGAAAATGTGGGTGTATTTATTATGGaaaatatgtatattaggtGTTTCAATAAATCGTTAAATTATCTATCTGTGGCAGCTTTAACTGTTCAGCATGGACTTTTAGCACTGATTTATGAGCCAAATTAAAGTACTGTGCCAGTGCCAGTACTCCACCATGAACAAAATACGACAAGTTTAGATTTTTCTGTTAGTTGTCAGGGCTGCTGAGCACATTAACAGGATAGCTTCTCTAGCATCAGCAAGGATATCTGTCACCAGCAGCATGCAGTAAAGTCTGAACTTCACAAAAAAGAGAATATGCAGTCAGAAAATAGCTCACTAAAAGGACGAGATCTCAAAGAAATAAGTTTGAGAGCCAATTAAAATTGTTTAGCCACCCAAACAACCATGCATTAACCCCACGCAAGTGCAGTCACCATCAGTTTAATTgcagttttctcttttcttaaaaacattAAGCCCCAAATATTTCATACTCAATTAAAACTATCAGCACAAAGGCAAAGGAAGAAGTGCAGTGACTTATGTCCCCATATGTCTATGTGCTGTGCTAAAAAGATATGAAGTTAGAAGGCTGAGCAGTTCAGCCTTGTGCCACAAGGTGGGGTAGCAAACCAGTGTGGCAAGCAGCCTGCCCTGAGTCCAAACTGGAAGACATGCCAGTGCATCTGGAAAGcagccatcatcaccaccaacACATCCCCCCAGAAAGAAACTGCACTCTgctgtaaagaaaagaaacgatAAGACAGAAGTaaaacagcagcaaacacaACCTAATTGTCTAATTGTTAATTCAATGACTCTAGGACTATCCACTTGCCACAAAGCTCATTATGTGGCACAGCTACAATTGATTTAGAAGTACCATTTAACCtaacaaaagaaacaagctccagccgaaaaagaaaatttgaacccaggaccatTTTGCACTAAAGTGATAATGCTAGCAATTTCAACAACCTGGATCTCAGCTCAAATAaagcattttcatgttttttacaaCTAGACTGCACATccaaaataataagaataataaaaatattaataataatacactaAAATGTTCTGGTTAATCACTGCCACCTGATAGTGAACATTTTAGTTACATTTTGCAAAGTGTGATCACAAAAAGCACCTTTAAAAGAAGACTATTTATGACTTAGAAATCCAGCACGTGCTTTGTGGGGTGTTGTTTATGAAAGACGGGCATGCTTGATTTGTTATAAGTAAAGATTTTTGTATATCATTGTGATTGTACCTACGCTTGCTCAGTTTGATGCCTCTAGCACAAATTGTGATATCTGAATGAAAGGGTTGCTTGCATTGCTCTTATCAGTCAAAAACATAGAAGCCCCCTCAGACAAAGCCTTGATTCTTGATTCTTGAGTTAACCTTGTTCtccctgcagctgcaggttCTCCATGCTGTGGTGAACTTTGGCTCTGGCGAGGGCTACAGTGTCTTTTAGAAGCCAGCTCCCTTTAGCCAAGTGAGCTCCAACCATACGACAACTACATCAACAACATGATGAACAGCTTCCTATTGTGATTACTTTACACACATTAACAATGCGACACTGAGCTGACAAAAGCACTGCCTCACAAATCCAGGAAGGGTGTTTCATGCTAAACTAAACTCACGAGTACTCTTGATTAGGTTTGTCAGTATTAAGAATGACTTAGTGTGGTTTTTGTCAGTAAAATTAAACCATTGTGTGTCAGAATAACTGTCAAATATATAATCGTGTCCTTGAAATTTGGCAACATAATTACATCTTGCTAGTGCCAGTTTGGACCTCCTTTCGCCTTCAGAACTTCCAttattcttcatggcatagattcaacaaggtgctggaaacattcctcagagacttTGGTCCATATTTAGCATGTTAGTGTCACAGTGCTgtagatttgttggctgcacatctgTCATTCCACCGCATGTCAAAGGTACTTTATCTGGTGTCTGTGGAGGCTATACGAGTACAATGAATTCATGTCATGTtcgagatgatctgagctttgtgacatgtgtTATCCTCCAGTAAGCACCCATCAGAAGATGGATACACTGTGTTCATAAAGGAATGGACGTGGTCAGGTAATCTTTGGCATTTACGGTAATGATGCTTAGTTGGTACTAAGAACGTCAGTTTCCCACCATAATATTCCGCCAcaccattacacacacacaatcgaTCCTTGATTTCATTTTGTGCACAGCAGATTCTGACACCATCATCTAAATGTCAGATCAAACACTGTCTTCCAATCTTCTATtctccaattttggtgagtctTTGCAATTTGAAGCCTCAgattcctgttcttagctggtaggagtgtctctctgtgtaagGTTTAATGTGCAGAGATTCTCTCTGAATACTCTGTTCCCTTTCTAtaagcttgaagcagtctggccattctcctctgacctcgttgccgctcactggatattttctctctttcagacAATTCTCGGTAAACCTCAGAGATGACTCTGTGGGAAAattccagtagatcagcagtttctgaaatactcggaccagcccatctggcaccagcaGCCATGCCACGttcaagtcacttaaatcaagtttctttcccattctgatgttcagtttgaactccagcaggttgtcttgactATGCACAACTGCTACCATGCCACTGGCTGATTAAATATATGTATGAACAAGCAACTGATGTGTATGCAGTGCCGTGAGTGTATAAGTATAAGGGAGAAAATAGGAATTTTATGTATTCAACAGATTATGTCGGTCAGCATAAATGCACAAAGACATAGTTACAGAACACCAAttaacaaacaattattttattttttttttataaaatattaatgtGATAAATTTGTTCAGTCTTCAGAAAAAACTCATTatcaaaaaactaaacaaaaacaaaaaaaatacaaattatcaGAAATGCATGGTTTCACagtgtatctacaataaaaaacaaaaacaaacaaacaatcaagcaataaaaaaagaaaaaaaagaaagaaagaaaatgcaataaatgaaactgacaacatttttttccagGAACTCATCTATATACAAGTATAAAAATCAGTTATGTAGTTAATTGGTCATTAGCAAATGAGGTACAGTGTTCATGTCTGCAGCAAAGAAggtggtttaaaaaacaaaaaacaaaaaacaaaactgtagatGAATTGCAATAACTGATCTCTAGTGACATGATAATTGTGCTGTGCAGTATACTGTATAGTCAGTTGGTATCCTTATGCATTTATCAGAAACAATATAAAACTGGATAATGAAGAGTCTAATTGAAAATGTCACTttccttacaaaaaaaaaaagtgagctgTGCAACTTCACAATATTAGTAACACTTAATGCAATTAATAAGTCATACAATTAAGCTTCAGCTGTCTGTCACGAAGAAGATATCAAAGTGTTTATACAGCTGCTGACCAAACCATTCCCAACGCATCGGCGTGTCTTCTATTTCGGCACCTTTGCTGCACACTTTTAAGGGAAGGCAAGTATACGAGTCGAGCTGCGATCAGCAAACAAGTGAGAATAGCTGGTGTTATGTTGGCACAGCTGCACACAGTCACAGAGTCTTTCTGTTTCCGTGTAGAACGCGAACAAAAACAAGCCCAGAGAAGCAGACTACACAGCTGCCTTCACAACTCGCCGTTCACCATGGCTACAGGCGAAAGCTCTCAACTATTCACATGTTCCATCAGTTTGCCTCAAACACTCCCTACTGTGTTTGCTGTTAGAGCATTGCAATGCTACGTTAAAAGAGCAACACTAGAGCTGAATCGAGTTCAACCAATGTGAATGAGATGTTTTAGGAAGTGCTGTTCTGAGTAGAAAGGTGTTTAAACTGCACTTTACTGCATACAGCTGAAGGGCAAACTTGCAATTAGCTGCCACTGCCAAAAGACTCCATAAAACGAGAAACTTTGAGTTTCCCGGAAAATTTCTTCTTCCTAGAAAGTCTCTTCTCTTGAACAAATCATGACTTTAATGCCGGCAAATCCTGCTGCTTTAGTGTAAACATGAGTTTTAACGATTACGACCTCCCAAGGGTTAAATTGGACCAGGGCCTTGTGCTCTTCCCCGTCACCGGACATCCTCCCATCCTCATCCTCTCCCTAAAACACATTTAGCCAGTTTACGCCTGAAACACCCATGGCTGTACCTTAGCAAACAGTTTAGTCCAACTTGTATGCCAGCTGCACTGGACATGACTGGTTACGTTTGAGAAGTTGTTAGACaagcacatttatttatttatttatttttttaaatggttccTCTTCTAATCAAAATTCTGATTAATACAGTTCAATAACTCAGTAAATGATACTAAAATCCAGCAATGCACTGATTTTGGACCATTTCACAGttggtaaaagaaaaagcaaagaacaaACAACCTGGACAACTTAAAAAATCAAACAGTATCCTTCAGCAAGCCTGTTTCACCTGCCTTGGGTGGAGCAAACCTGCAGAGAGTTTCTTTCAAAGGAGCctttcaaaagagaaaactaGGATTTCTATTTTGCGAGAAATAAACATACTACCGTGGAACCATAACCAAAGATTCAACAAGGGATGCTTGAAATGCAGCAGACAGACGCTAATAAAGCTTTGTTTCATGTTGGTTCAGTAGAAAAGCTTCCGAATGAGTATCGTTGAGTAGATGCCTCACTTTAAAATGTGTAAAGAAACCCCCAGTACCAGGTTTCAGCTTTTTGAGGCAGAGACATAAAAGAAACCCTCCAAATCAAAGTCCAGTAAAACAGAAGCCATCATTACAAATGTAGAGAGACTGGATCTACAAAGCTCTGCAGACCCTCACACACACGCCAATTAAGACACATCGAAATTCATTTGATCCTAACCTCGAGAGGGCCGGGGGTGGGAGCAATACTATTGATAATGAGGGAGAGTTTCCGTGCAGCCTGATTCAGGTCAAGCCACCAAAGTGCATACAATACACAGGCGCTGTGGACCTTACAATTGGTAAACTACAGGCGGTGCTAATCCTAAGGATTCCAAGTCCTAA from Astatotilapia calliptera chromosome 20, fAstCal1.2, whole genome shotgun sequence includes these protein-coding regions:
- the LOC113013217 gene encoding chymotrypsin-like elastase family member 2A; protein product: MMFIFLALFVVGAYGCGTPTYPPILTRVVGGEDVRPHSWPWQISLQYKSGNNFYHTCGGTLISNEWVLTAAHCIGSYTYRVYLGKHSLDTANESGSIAISPSVIVVHPNWDSYNIRNDIALIKLSSPVQNTNAISPACLPTSGETLPNGAPCYVTGWGRLWTGGPIADIMQQALLPVVDYSTCSRSDWWGNLVTTNMICAGGDGVVSSCNGDSGGPLNCQNPDGSWDVHGIVSFGSSAGCNYYKKPSVFTKVSAYTSWINNVMTSY
- the ela2l gene encoding elastase 2 like; translated protein: MKFLVLALFVAGAYGCGLPTFPPVVSRVVGGHDVRPHSWPWQVSLQYNSAGEWRHTCGGTLISDQWVLTAAHCISSSREYRVALGKHNLLETENGSVFVGTSNIIVHEDWNSFFIRNDIALIKLESSVNFSDTVMASCLPEAEFVLPNNESCYITGWGRLFTGGPIADILQQALLPVVDYPTCSQPDWWGSQVKETMVCAGGDGVVAGCNGDSGGPLNCMNAAGVWEVHGIVSFGSGLSCNYAKKPTVFTRVSSYIDWISSKMVAY